The Flavobacterium faecale genome has a segment encoding these proteins:
- a CDS encoding TolC family protein, with product MKKITNLLLLSLFLSQIIASAQSKKWTLEDCVSYALTHNISIQQSDLDVDLAVIDKKQAFGNFLPSVNASSSHSWNIGLNQDITTGILQNKTTQFTSAAGTVSVDIYKGLQNQNTLRKNNLSLVAAQYQLTKMKEDISLNVANAYLQVLFNVENLKVQKVQLEIDKKQNVRTQELVNTGTIARGDLLDSKATVAADNQRIVTAENVLLISKLSLAQLLQLEDFVTFDIEEKSVFEVGYNILTEDPQSILKVAKEKRTPLRIAETNLAIAEKNIAIARGAFQPTLKGFYNYNTRISYSDVPLRDATGSIIGLQSAPPFFQQFNDNKGQSFGLQLNIPILNGFSVRNNVERSQVNFQKSKIALEQQNLDLERSVYTAFTDAKGALKAHESSVEALEARQESFRYAKEKFDVGLMNAFELSQSQTLLSNAQSEVLRTKYDYIFKIKILEFYFGIPIVNIP from the coding sequence ATGAAAAAAATTACTAATTTACTTTTATTATCTCTTTTTCTGTCTCAAATAATAGCAAGTGCACAGTCAAAAAAATGGACACTTGAAGATTGTGTTTCCTATGCCCTTACGCACAACATTTCTATTCAGCAATCTGATCTTGATGTTGATTTGGCAGTAATTGACAAGAAGCAGGCCTTTGGTAACTTTTTACCATCAGTAAATGCGTCTTCTTCTCATTCTTGGAATATTGGTCTTAATCAGGATATCACAACGGGTATTTTGCAAAATAAGACCACGCAATTTACTTCTGCAGCAGGTACTGTGAGTGTAGATATTTATAAAGGTTTGCAAAATCAGAATACACTTAGAAAAAACAACCTTTCACTAGTTGCTGCTCAATATCAGCTTACCAAAATGAAAGAGGATATCTCGCTAAACGTTGCAAATGCTTATTTGCAGGTACTATTTAATGTAGAAAATTTAAAAGTTCAAAAGGTACAATTAGAAATTGATAAAAAGCAAAATGTACGTACGCAAGAGTTGGTCAACACGGGTACGATTGCACGCGGAGATTTATTAGATAGTAAGGCAACGGTAGCTGCTGATAATCAAAGAATTGTTACCGCCGAAAATGTACTGCTAATTTCTAAACTAAGTTTGGCACAATTGCTTCAATTAGAGGATTTCGTTACTTTCGACATAGAAGAAAAAAGTGTTTTTGAAGTCGGATACAATATTTTGACAGAAGATCCACAGTCTATTTTAAAAGTTGCCAAAGAAAAAAGAACTCCTTTGCGAATTGCTGAAACAAATTTGGCTATTGCCGAGAAGAATATTGCTATTGCAAGAGGAGCTTTTCAGCCTACATTGAAGGGTTTTTACAACTATAATACGAGGATTTCCTATTCAGATGTGCCCTTGCGTGATGCTACAGGTAGTATTATCGGACTTCAAAGTGCACCGCCATTTTTTCAACAATTTAATGATAACAAAGGACAGTCGTTTGGGTTACAATTGAATATTCCAATTCTTAACGGTTTTTCAGTTCGAAATAATGTTGAACGTTCTCAAGTAAACTTTCAAAAGTCAAAGATTGCACTTGAACAACAAAACTTAGATCTTGAGCGCTCGGTTTATACTGCGTTTACAGATGCCAAAGGGGCCTTAAAAGCTCATGAATCTTCAGTAGAAGCGCTTGAAGCTAGACAGGAATCTTTTAGATATGCAAAAGAAAAATTCGATGTTGGTTTAATGAACGCATTCGAATTGAGTCAATCACAAACTTTACTGTCTAATGCACAGTCGGAAGTATTAAGAACGAAGTACGATTATATATTTAAAATTAAGATTTTGGAATTCTATTTTGGGATTCCGATTGTAAACATACCATAA
- a CDS encoding DUF4403 family protein: MRRTSFIILLITTLFLNSCSTLQKIDSLKPEPDDASPIVYETVPSFINLPIKIKLKDIENQTNSLLNGLIYEDNTIEDDDIALKIWKTAPIKISNNGSTATNNSTTTVLPLKMEFKYRIGTKTLGIEMYDVRTFNLNGIVTLTSKVQLSNWKLNTVTTLKSIDWSESPTMTVLGKNMPITYLANPALKIFKTKIEKTIDETIEKSMDFKPNVLEALDKISTPFQINEAYESWLRINPTEIYASNAQLQGDNLIMNMGLKCTMETLIGRQPQTKFDSSKITLKAASKIPNQITANIIAVSSYNDASKIMTKNFSGQEFGSGSKKIKVQKVDLWHKDGKMIIALEMIGSINGAIYLSGFPKYDESRKEIYFDNLDYVLDTKSKIMRTANWLGQAYILKKIQQSCRYSIIPNLEEGQKTLMTYLTNYSPMHGVYVNGKTDAIRFEKIQLTNNAILASLKINGTIDITVDGLK; encoded by the coding sequence ATGAGAAGAACTTCATTCATAATTTTGCTTATAACTACACTTTTTTTAAATTCTTGTAGTACATTACAAAAAATAGATAGCTTAAAACCTGAACCAGATGATGCAAGCCCTATTGTATATGAAACCGTTCCCTCGTTTATAAACTTACCCATCAAAATCAAATTAAAAGATATCGAAAACCAAACGAACAGTCTTCTTAATGGTTTGATTTATGAAGACAATACTATAGAAGATGATGATATCGCTTTGAAAATTTGGAAAACTGCTCCAATTAAAATTTCGAATAATGGAAGCACTGCCACAAACAATAGCACGACAACTGTACTTCCATTAAAAATGGAATTTAAATACCGCATTGGCACCAAAACATTGGGAATCGAAATGTATGATGTTCGCACCTTTAATCTAAATGGTATCGTTACGCTAACAAGTAAAGTGCAACTGTCCAATTGGAAATTGAACACCGTAACAACATTAAAGTCTATAGATTGGAGTGAGAGTCCAACCATGACTGTTTTAGGCAAAAACATGCCGATAACCTACCTTGCCAATCCTGCTTTAAAAATTTTTAAAACTAAGATCGAAAAAACGATAGACGAAACCATTGAAAAATCAATGGACTTCAAACCAAATGTTCTGGAAGCCTTAGACAAGATTAGCACTCCATTTCAGATAAACGAAGCCTATGAAAGTTGGTTACGTATCAATCCTACTGAAATCTATGCCAGCAATGCGCAGCTACAAGGCGATAACTTAATAATGAACATGGGTTTAAAATGCACCATGGAAACATTAATTGGTAGACAGCCACAAACAAAATTCGATTCCTCTAAAATAACTTTGAAGGCAGCATCAAAAATTCCAAACCAAATAACAGCCAACATTATTGCGGTATCGAGTTATAATGATGCTTCGAAAATAATGACAAAAAATTTTAGCGGTCAAGAATTTGGATCAGGTTCTAAAAAGATTAAAGTACAAAAAGTAGACCTTTGGCACAAAGATGGTAAAATGATTATAGCGCTAGAAATGATAGGTAGTATTAACGGTGCTATATATTTGTCTGGTTTTCCAAAATATGATGAAAGTAGGAAAGAAATTTACTTTGACAATCTTGACTATGTACTCGATACCAAAAGCAAAATTATGCGTACTGCAAATTGGTTAGGTCAAGCCTATATCTTAAAAAAGATTCAACAGAGCTGTCGCTATTCAATAATTCCAAATTTAGAAGAAGGACAAAAAACATTGATGACGTACCTCACCAATTACTCTCCAATGCACGGCGTTTATGTCAATGGAAAAACAGATGCTATTCGATTTGAAAAAATACAACTTACTAACAACGCCATACTTGCCTCATTAAAAATAAATGGCACGATAGATATCACTGTAGATGGATTGAAATAA
- a CDS encoding cytochrome C oxidase subunit IV family protein translates to MSHAHESNTGQIWKVFGILSFVTIIEVILGIVKPDFLYFSDLLGMNLLNWIFYGLTVFKAYYIVWSFMHMGGETTWLKNSVVIPLIFLVLYLLFILLTEGHYIYGVFKDSTIKWNF, encoded by the coding sequence ATGTCACACGCACATGAATCAAATACAGGACAAATCTGGAAGGTTTTTGGAATATTGTCTTTTGTAACTATTATAGAAGTAATTTTAGGTATCGTAAAGCCAGACTTTCTTTATTTTTCTGACCTACTTGGTATGAATCTTTTGAACTGGATCTTTTACGGTCTTACAGTTTTTAAAGCATATTACATCGTATGGTCTTTTATGCACATGGGAGGTGAAACTACTTGGTTGAAAAACTCAGTCGTGATTCCTTTAATCTTCTTAGTATTGTATTTACTTTTTATCCTTTTAACAGAAGGACATTATATTTATGGGGTTTTTAAAGATTCAACTATTAAGTGGAATTTTTAA
- a CDS encoding SCO family protein: MFKNKSYIGISFIILIFGIYAIPKIVDRFKEGDIVKGERLDNVSNSNQVDGKLVEIGPAPKFNFRNQDNIDISNETYKGKVYVLEFFFTTCPSICPKMNQSMLTIEKKFFGNPNFGIVSITIDPEHDTAKVLKDHAKLLGVTSSNWNFLTGDKAVILGLANSGFNLYAAENGNVAGGFEHSGLFALIDKNGKIRSRKDDFGNPLLYYDGLDKKGVRDLQQDISILLQE; the protein is encoded by the coding sequence ATGTTTAAAAATAAATCTTACATCGGAATTTCATTTATCATCTTAATTTTTGGAATATATGCCATCCCAAAAATCGTTGATCGTTTTAAAGAAGGTGATATTGTCAAGGGGGAACGTTTGGATAATGTTTCGAACTCTAATCAAGTAGATGGGAAATTAGTTGAAATAGGTCCAGCACCAAAGTTTAATTTTAGAAACCAAGACAACATTGATATCAGTAATGAGACTTACAAGGGAAAAGTATATGTATTGGAATTCTTCTTTACCACTTGTCCTTCTATTTGTCCTAAGATGAATCAAAGTATGTTAACGATAGAAAAGAAATTTTTCGGTAACCCAAATTTTGGAATTGTTTCAATCACCATTGACCCAGAGCATGACACTGCGAAAGTTTTAAAAGATCATGCAAAGTTGTTAGGTGTAACTTCTTCTAACTGGAATTTTTTGACAGGTGATAAAGCTGTGATTTTAGGTTTAGCAAACAGTGGTTTCAATTTATATGCGGCTGAAAACGGAAATGTTGCGGGTGGTTTTGAGCATTCGGGTTTATTTGCCTTAATTGATAAGAATGGAAAAATTAGATCTCGTAAAGATGATTTCGGTAACCCACTTTTATATTACGATGGATTAGATAAGAAAGGTGTTAGAGATTTACAACAAGATATTAGCATTTTATTACAAGAATAA
- the cyoE gene encoding heme o synthase — protein MNSIQNTFSVKSLFSDFKEITKAGLAISVLFSSIAGYLLGFSDEHPFQWSVLAMLMVGGYCMVGASNAFNQVIEKDLDILMDRTKNRPVPSGRMSSSVALLVATLLTVTGIVLLYLINPKTAMFGAISIFLYTSVYTPLKTVTSLSVFVGAFPGAIPFMLGWVAASGDFGIEAGTLFLIQFFWQFPHFWAIGWFLYDDYEKANIFMLPTGKKDKGTALQVILYTVWLVIASLLPSFGYTGQLFIGIYAAIVVFLLGVWMLFYAVKLYKERTAKAARTLMLVSVAYISLLQIVYIVDKFLR, from the coding sequence TTGAATTCTATACAAAATACATTTTCTGTTAAATCCCTTTTTTCTGATTTTAAAGAAATTACTAAGGCTGGACTTGCTATTAGTGTTTTGTTTTCATCGATTGCAGGATATCTGTTAGGTTTCAGTGATGAACATCCTTTTCAATGGTCTGTTTTGGCAATGTTGATGGTTGGTGGATATTGTATGGTGGGTGCTTCAAATGCTTTTAATCAGGTAATTGAAAAAGATTTGGATATTTTAATGGATCGTACCAAGAATCGTCCGGTACCATCTGGTAGAATGTCATCTTCTGTTGCGCTTTTAGTAGCGACTTTATTAACAGTGACAGGAATTGTATTGCTTTATTTGATCAATCCGAAAACAGCAATGTTTGGTGCGATTTCAATTTTTTTATATACAAGTGTTTACACACCACTTAAAACGGTGACTTCGTTGTCAGTTTTCGTAGGTGCATTTCCAGGAGCGATTCCGTTCATGTTAGGATGGGTAGCAGCAAGTGGAGATTTTGGAATTGAAGCAGGGACCTTATTTTTGATTCAGTTCTTTTGGCAATTCCCGCATTTTTGGGCTATCGGCTGGTTTTTGTATGATGATTATGAGAAGGCAAATATATTCATGTTACCTACTGGTAAAAAAGATAAAGGAACTGCATTGCAAGTTATTTTATATACCGTTTGGTTGGTAATAGCTTCTTTGTTACCTTCTTTTGGGTATACAGGTCAATTATTTATTGGTATTTATGCTGCAATTGTGGTATTTTTGCTTGGAGTATGGATGTTATTTTATGCAGTTAAGTTATATAAAGAGAGAACTGCAAAAGCTGCGAGAACATTAATGTTAGTTAGTGTTGCATATATATCGTTGCTGCAAATTGTTTATATAGTAGATAAATTTTTAAGATAA
- a CDS encoding cytochrome c oxidase subunit 3: protein MGATVSTADNQGKIWGGGENEPMGASYGKLMMWFFIVSDALTFSAFLGAYGFSRFKFIETWPLADEVFTHFPFMHGVSAPMYYVALMTFILIFSSVTMVLAVDAGHQMKKSKVAVYMFLTIIGGLIFVGSQAWEWKNFIKGEYGAIETKGGSLLQFVDKDCKRVALAEFAATLPEEREQHTKNKGVWFLGEGSLPTYSVAEVQAGFKAHPELLIRTEHVNQDTKQKTILSRAESDTRLADASYVVEGANLIRNEYGNKLFADFFFFITGFHGFHVISGIIINIIIFFNVLVGTYEKRKSYEMVEKVGLYWHFVDLVWVFVFTVFYLV from the coding sequence ATGGGAGCGACAGTTAGTACTGCAGACAATCAAGGAAAAATTTGGGGAGGTGGCGAAAACGAGCCAATGGGAGCAAGTTATGGTAAATTAATGATGTGGTTTTTTATCGTGTCAGATGCCTTAACGTTCTCAGCATTTTTAGGAGCCTACGGTTTTTCAAGGTTTAAATTTATTGAAACATGGCCTTTGGCTGATGAGGTGTTTACACACTTTCCATTTATGCATGGAGTATCTGCTCCGATGTATTATGTGGCGTTAATGACTTTTATTTTGATTTTTTCATCTGTTACAATGGTTTTGGCTGTTGATGCAGGTCATCAAATGAAGAAAAGTAAAGTAGCAGTTTACATGTTTCTAACCATTATCGGAGGTTTAATCTTCGTTGGTTCTCAAGCTTGGGAGTGGAAAAACTTCATCAAAGGAGAATACGGAGCTATTGAGACTAAAGGTGGTAGTTTGTTGCAATTTGTTGACAAAGACTGTAAGCGGGTAGCTTTAGCTGAATTTGCTGCAACTCTTCCAGAAGAAAGAGAACAACATACAAAAAATAAAGGTGTTTGGTTTTTAGGTGAAGGATCTTTGCCAACTTATTCAGTTGCTGAAGTGCAAGCAGGATTTAAAGCACATCCTGAATTGTTGATTAGAACGGAACATGTTAACCAAGATACAAAACAAAAAACAATTTTATCTAGAGCGGAGTCTGATACTCGTTTAGCAGATGCTAGTTATGTAGTTGAAGGAGCGAACTTAATTAGAAACGAATACGGGAATAAATTATTTGCTGATTTCTTTTTCTTTATTACAGGTTTCCACGGTTTCCACGTAATTTCTGGAATAATAATCAATATTATTATTTTCTTCAATGTTCTTGTTGGAACGTATGAAAAACGTAAGAGTTATGAAATGGTTGAAAAAGTTGGATTATACTGGCACTTCGTAGATTTAGTTTGGGTGTTTGTATTTACAGTTTTCTATCTAGTTTAA
- a CDS encoding cytochrome c oxidase subunit 3 encodes MGMTMTTEEHQSRTSRSYKMILMFAMISMVMMFAGLTSAYIVSKSRVDWLKDFHFPTAFFGSTLVIIGCSVTIYLAKTAIKKDNRQATTGYLLSTLVLGLLFVVLQFVGFSQLIAMGYYPTGASSVITTTFMYVIAVVHLLHLAGGLISLLIVIYNHFKQKYNATQTLGIELAAMYWHFLDILWVCLFVFLYFFK; translated from the coding sequence ATGGGAATGACGATGACAACAGAGGAGCACCAATCCCGAACAAGTAGATCATACAAAATGATCTTAATGTTTGCGATGATAAGCATGGTGATGATGTTTGCAGGACTTACAAGTGCTTATATTGTAAGTAAATCTAGGGTAGACTGGTTGAAAGACTTTCACTTTCCTACTGCTTTTTTTGGTAGCACATTAGTTATTATTGGGTGTAGTGTTACCATCTATTTGGCTAAAACTGCTATTAAAAAAGATAATCGACAAGCTACTACAGGGTATTTATTGAGTACTTTGGTTTTGGGTTTATTGTTCGTTGTTTTGCAGTTTGTAGGCTTTTCGCAGTTGATAGCTATGGGGTATTATCCTACGGGGGCATCTAGCGTAATTACGACAACTTTTATGTATGTTATAGCAGTTGTCCACTTGTTGCACCTTGCTGGAGGGCTTATTTCATTACTAATTGTAATTTATAATCATTTTAAACAAAAGTACAATGCTACTCAAACTCTTGGTATAGAACTAGCTGCGATGTATTGGCATTTTCTAGATATTTTGTGGGTGTGTTTATTTGTATTTTTATATTTCTTTAAATAA
- a CDS encoding DUF420 domain-containing protein, whose protein sequence is MKKEDLEQKYNKWIVVLSIAIPVVVAILFGVNLRKLGFDVAPLSFLPPIYASINGLTAIILIAAVFAVKNGNLKLHENLMKTAIGCSLAFLVMYIAYHMTSDSTKFGGEGVIKYVYYFILITHIILSIAIIPMVLITYVRALAQVFDKHKKIAKITFPIWLYVAVTGVVVYLMIAPYYNF, encoded by the coding sequence ATGAAAAAGGAAGATTTAGAACAGAAATATAATAAATGGATCGTTGTATTGTCTATCGCTATTCCGGTAGTAGTTGCAATTCTTTTTGGTGTTAACTTAAGAAAATTAGGGTTTGATGTAGCTCCATTGAGTTTCTTGCCACCAATCTATGCGTCTATCAATGGTTTGACCGCAATAATCTTGATTGCAGCTGTATTTGCTGTGAAAAATGGGAATTTAAAATTACATGAAAATTTAATGAAGACTGCTATTGGTTGTTCATTAGCTTTTTTGGTGATGTATATAGCCTATCACATGACTTCAGATTCTACTAAGTTTGGTGGTGAGGGTGTTATTAAATATGTGTATTATTTTATATTGATTACGCATATTATATTGTCTATTGCCATTATTCCTATGGTGTTGATTACTTACGTTAGAGCTTTGGCTCAGGTCTTTGATAAGCATAAAAAAATAGCGAAGATTACATTTCCTATTTGGTTGTATGTAGCTGTTACAGGTGTGGTGGTATATCTCATGATTGCACCTTACTATAATTTTTAA